A window of Raineyella sp. W15-4 contains these coding sequences:
- the cimA gene encoding citramalate synthase, producing MVAMTPTAPPTFHVYDVTLRDGSQQEGMQLSVKDKLRIASYLDDFGVGFIEGGWPGSNPKDSEFFRRATSGELALRNAELVAFGMTRRVGVRAADDPLIGALRDSGAGVATLVAKSHVGHVREALRTTLAENLEMLRDSVTHLRSEGMRVFIDAEHFFDGYRLDRAYALEVVRTAAEAGAEAVVLCDTNGGMLPSWMGEIVSAAVGVGAPIGIHCHNDSGCAVANTLAAVEAGAMHVQGCVNGYGERTGNADIISVVANLELKYGWHVLPMGSLAEATRTAQAVAEITNVPAGPRRAYIGTSAFAHKAGLHASAIRVDPNLYQHVDPARVGNDMRMLVSDMAGRANIQIKGEQLGFDLSDRAVAAAVTERVKAKELQGYTYDAADASFELLLREELDRLPDVFTVSHWTTTSFANGDNDPVSEAVVKLVARGRTQYFVGEGNGPVNSLDMALRRALIPVYPAVAGYDLQDYRVRILDGSSGTEASVRVLIDTTNGERTWTTVGVGTNVIEASWEALCDAYRYGLIHLFENRVEPAEARRRDGADDPDSAPADGATGTPGPEGREDLVRAGGSVDSVG from the coding sequence ATGGTCGCCATGACTCCCACCGCCCCCCCGACCTTCCACGTCTACGACGTCACCCTGCGCGACGGCTCGCAGCAGGAGGGCATGCAGTTGTCCGTCAAGGACAAGCTCCGGATCGCCTCCTACCTGGACGACTTCGGGGTCGGGTTCATCGAGGGCGGCTGGCCGGGGTCGAACCCGAAGGACTCCGAGTTCTTCCGCCGGGCCACCTCCGGTGAGCTGGCGCTGCGCAACGCCGAACTGGTGGCGTTCGGGATGACCCGCCGGGTCGGGGTCAGGGCGGCGGACGACCCGTTGATCGGTGCGCTGCGCGACTCCGGCGCGGGCGTCGCCACCCTGGTCGCGAAGAGCCACGTCGGTCACGTCCGGGAGGCGCTGCGGACCACTCTCGCGGAGAACCTCGAGATGCTCCGCGACTCGGTCACCCACCTGCGGTCGGAGGGGATGCGGGTCTTCATCGACGCCGAGCACTTCTTCGACGGCTACCGGCTGGACCGGGCGTACGCCCTCGAGGTCGTCCGGACCGCGGCCGAGGCGGGGGCCGAGGCGGTCGTCCTCTGCGACACCAACGGCGGCATGCTGCCGAGCTGGATGGGCGAGATCGTCTCGGCGGCGGTCGGCGTCGGGGCGCCGATCGGGATCCACTGCCACAACGACTCCGGCTGCGCGGTGGCCAACACCCTGGCGGCGGTCGAGGCGGGCGCGATGCACGTCCAGGGCTGCGTCAACGGGTACGGCGAGCGGACCGGCAACGCCGACATCATCAGTGTGGTCGCCAACCTGGAGCTCAAGTACGGCTGGCACGTCCTGCCGATGGGCAGTCTGGCGGAGGCGACCCGTACGGCCCAGGCGGTCGCCGAGATCACCAATGTGCCGGCCGGCCCGCGCCGGGCCTACATCGGCACCTCCGCCTTCGCCCACAAGGCCGGGCTGCACGCCTCGGCGATCAGGGTCGACCCGAACCTCTACCAGCACGTCGACCCGGCCCGGGTCGGCAACGACATGCGGATGCTGGTCTCCGACATGGCCGGCCGGGCGAACATCCAGATCAAGGGCGAGCAGCTCGGCTTCGACCTGTCCGACCGCGCGGTGGCCGCCGCCGTCACCGAGCGGGTGAAGGCCAAGGAGCTGCAGGGCTACACGTACGACGCCGCCGACGCGTCCTTCGAGCTGCTGCTCCGCGAGGAGCTGGATCGGCTGCCGGACGTCTTCACCGTGTCGCACTGGACCACCACCTCGTTCGCCAACGGGGACAACGACCCGGTCAGCGAGGCTGTGGTCAAGCTGGTCGCCCGGGGCCGGACGCAGTACTTCGTCGGCGAGGGCAACGGGCCGGTCAACTCCCTCGACATGGCGCTGCGTCGGGCGCTGATCCCGGTGTATCCCGCCGTGGCGGGCTATGACCTGCAGGACTACCGGGTGCGCATCCTCGACGGGTCCTCGGGCACCGAGGCCTCGGTGCGGGTGCTGATCGACACCACCAACGGGGAACGCACCTGGACCACTGTCGGGGTCGGCACCAACGTCATCGAGGCCTCCTGGGAGGCGCTGTGTGATGCGTACCGGTACGGGCTGATCCACCTGTTCGAGAACCGGGTCGAGCCCGCGGAGGCCCGGCGGCGGGACGGGGCGGACGACCCGGACAGCGCGCCCGCGGACGGTGCGACCGGGACGCCCGGTCCCGAGGGTCGGGAGGACCTGGTCCGGGCCGGCGGCTCCGTAGACTCGGTGGGGTGA
- a CDS encoding DUF1707 domain-containing protein: MTERNAMRVGDAERDQVVDLLQHAVGDGRLTMPEGRERLELALAARTYADLDALVADLTPVLPSMADDVTALHPFNRPLDQVALPGESRQPGWSPDDPLVISAPFDDDRRVGEWSLPPYIRVSTGLGGATLVCLEATAETRVIRIEVAGGAGDIRLILPAGWAVRADRISKGLGGVHIRVPDRPAPGAPLLELIGSVTLGSLVARPANVIDRWLLRRRQRRRQRALEA; the protein is encoded by the coding sequence GTGACCGAACGTAACGCGATGCGCGTCGGCGACGCCGAGCGCGACCAGGTCGTCGATCTGCTCCAGCATGCGGTGGGCGACGGCCGGCTGACCATGCCGGAGGGGCGCGAGCGACTGGAGCTGGCCCTCGCGGCCCGGACGTACGCCGACCTGGACGCACTGGTGGCGGACCTGACGCCGGTGCTCCCGTCGATGGCCGACGACGTCACCGCCCTGCACCCGTTCAACCGGCCGCTGGACCAGGTCGCGCTGCCCGGGGAGTCCCGCCAGCCGGGGTGGAGTCCCGACGACCCACTGGTCATCTCCGCCCCCTTCGACGACGACCGCCGGGTGGGCGAGTGGTCGCTGCCGCCGTACATCCGGGTGTCGACCGGGCTCGGTGGCGCGACCCTGGTCTGCCTGGAGGCGACGGCGGAGACGCGGGTGATCCGGATCGAGGTCGCCGGCGGGGCCGGCGACATCCGACTGATCCTCCCGGCGGGCTGGGCGGTCCGGGCCGATCGGATCTCCAAGGGCCTCGGCGGCGTGCACATCCGGGTGCCCGACCGACCGGCCCCCGGTGCGCCCCTGCTGGAGTTGATCGGCAGCGTCACCCTCGGCAGCCTGGTGGCCAGGCCGGCCAACGTCATCGACCGGTGGCTGCTCCGGCGCCGGCAGCGCCGGCGGCAGCGGGCACTGGAGGCCTGA